The Providencia rettgeri genome includes a window with the following:
- the cynR_1 gene encoding Cyn operon transcriptional activator → MKLRHLDIFYAVMTCGSLTRAAEVLHISQPAASKALKHAEQQLGLVLFQRIRGKLIPTAEANLLFEEAKEVYHNLDKLRILAQNLSRDPQGKLAIGCLPSLGLNLVPEVTAQFIKKHPNIKLTIGTHHTTDILQLLTQQDLDIGIGFNLEIEGGITVLPIADIPLVYVDSKLPLHSPVSLTDIDQERWIHPGSDSLSQLLQKRHEFAESNISVHTYHMAAEFVQAGLGCSITDIFSAEHTLPESMIYPLQEGLHLAVSVFHRADKPLTKAAQNYVNTLASTLEKRNKVVNQKLYSSNENSIV, encoded by the coding sequence ATGAAGTTAAGGCATCTCGATATTTTTTATGCGGTCATGACCTGCGGTTCTCTAACTCGTGCAGCTGAGGTTTTACATATCTCACAACCTGCTGCCAGCAAGGCCTTAAAACATGCAGAACAACAACTTGGCTTAGTATTATTCCAACGGATAAGGGGGAAGTTAATTCCTACAGCTGAGGCAAACCTACTATTTGAAGAAGCGAAGGAAGTTTATCATAATTTAGATAAACTCAGAATTTTAGCGCAAAACTTATCACGTGATCCGCAAGGCAAATTAGCCATTGGTTGCTTACCTAGCTTAGGGCTAAACTTAGTACCTGAAGTGACAGCTCAATTTATTAAAAAGCACCCCAATATCAAACTTACGATCGGTACACATCATACAACCGATATTCTGCAGTTATTAACCCAACAAGATCTCGATATTGGTATTGGCTTTAATCTTGAAATTGAAGGTGGTATTACCGTTTTACCTATTGCAGATATCCCATTAGTTTATGTGGATAGCAAATTACCATTACACTCACCTGTCTCGCTCACTGATATTGACCAAGAGCGTTGGATCCACCCTGGTTCTGATTCTTTATCTCAGCTATTACAAAAACGTCATGAGTTTGCAGAATCGAATATTAGTGTGCATACCTATCATATGGCTGCAGAATTTGTCCAGGCAGGTTTAGGTTGCAGTATTACCGATATTTTTTCAGCCGAACACACATTACCTGAATCGATGATTTACCCATTACAAGAAGGTTTACACCTTGCCGTATCCGTTTTTCATCGCGCAGATAAACCATTAACCAAAGCTGCACAGAATTATGTTAATACCTTGGCATCCACACTTGAGAAAAGAAACAAAGTAGTTAACCAAAAGTTATACTCTAGTAATGAAAACTCAATTGTTTAG
- the gltS_4 gene encoding Glutamate permease — MILDASYTLLVACLALLIGMFVVKYTPFLQKNHIPEAVVGGFIVAIILLIVDKTAGYSFTFDASLQSILMITFFSSIGLSSDFSRLIKGGKPLVLLTIAVTILIAIQNTVGMGMAVMLNESPFIGLIAGSITLTGGHGNAGAWGPILADKYGVTGAVELAMACATLGLVLGGLIGGPVARHLLKKVAIPKSTELEKETIVEAFEQPSVKRKINANNVIETISMLIICIVVGGYISEYFKDTVMQLPTFVWCLFVGIIIRNVLTHIFKHEVFEPTVDVLGSVALSLFLAMALMSLKFGQLASMAGPVLIIIAVQTVVMVLFATFVTFKMMGKDYDAVVISAGHCGFGMGATPTAIANMQTVTKAFSPSHKAFLVVPMVGAFIVDISNSILIKIFIEIGTYFT, encoded by the coding sequence ATGATCCTAGATGCCAGCTACACTTTATTAGTCGCTTGTTTGGCGCTGTTGATTGGTATGTTTGTTGTCAAATACACACCTTTTCTACAAAAAAACCATATCCCTGAAGCCGTTGTTGGCGGCTTTATTGTTGCTATCATTCTATTAATTGTTGATAAAACTGCAGGGTATTCATTTACTTTTGATGCTTCACTACAAAGCATTTTGATGATTACGTTCTTTTCATCAATTGGATTAAGCTCAGATTTTTCGCGTTTAATAAAAGGTGGTAAGCCACTTGTCTTATTAACGATAGCAGTGACTATATTAATTGCTATTCAAAATACCGTTGGTATGGGAATGGCTGTCATGCTTAATGAAAGTCCATTTATTGGTTTAATTGCGGGTTCAATCACACTTACGGGTGGCCACGGTAATGCAGGGGCTTGGGGACCAATATTAGCTGATAAATATGGTGTGACAGGTGCTGTTGAATTAGCTATGGCGTGTGCAACCTTAGGCTTAGTCCTCGGTGGGTTAATTGGTGGCCCTGTTGCTCGCCATTTATTGAAAAAAGTTGCGATCCCTAAAAGTACTGAACTCGAAAAAGAAACCATCGTTGAAGCTTTCGAACAACCGAGTGTTAAACGTAAAATTAATGCCAATAATGTTATTGAAACCATCTCAATGCTAATTATCTGTATTGTTGTTGGTGGCTATATTAGCGAATATTTTAAAGATACCGTCATGCAATTGCCAACCTTTGTTTGGTGCTTATTTGTCGGTATTATTATTCGCAATGTCTTAACACATATATTTAAACATGAAGTTTTTGAACCAACCGTTGATGTATTAGGTAGCGTAGCCTTGTCATTATTCTTAGCAATGGCGCTAATGTCCTTAAAATTCGGTCAACTCGCTAGTATGGCAGGCCCTGTTCTGATTATTATTGCAGTACAAACGGTGGTTATGGTTTTATTTGCAACATTTGTTACCTTTAAAATGATGGGCAAAGATTATGACGCCGTTGTTATTAGTGCCGGGCACTGTGGATTTGGAATGGGTGCAACACCAACCGCTATCGCTAACATGCAGACCGTCACTAAAGCATTCAGCCCTTCCCATAAAGCCTTTTTAGTGGTGCCTATGGTGGGTGCATTTATTGTCGATATTTCAAATAGTATCTTAATTAAAATCTTTATCGAAATCGGCACGTATTTTACCTAG